The Streptomyces nigra genome includes the window TGCCGGCGTTGAAGTTGACGAAGCCCTCGTGCATGACCGTCGTGCCCTCGGCGAGGTGTGCGCCCAGCCGGACCCGGTCGGCGTCGGCGATGCGCACGCCCTTGGGGGCCACGTAGTCCGTCATCCGCGGGAACTTGTCGATCGAGGTCACCTGGAGGTGCAGGCCCTCGGCGCGGGCGTTCAGGCGGACCTTCTCGACGTCGTCCACGGCGACCGGGCCGAGGGACGTCCACGCCACGTTGGCGAGGAAGCCGAACTGTCCGTCCAGGCTCAGGCCGTGCGGCTTGACCAGGCGGTGGGAGAGCAGGTGCAGGCGCAGGTAGACGTCGTGCGCGTCGATGGGCTTCTCGTCGAGCGAGGCGATGACCGTGCGGACCGCGACGACCTCGACACCGCGCCGGGCGTCCGGGCCGATCGCCTTGGCGGCGCCCTCACCGAGCAGTTCCACGGCCTTCTCGGCGGACAGCCGCTCGCTGCCGGAGGGGCCGGGCTCGGCGACGAGTTCGGGCGCGGGGAACCAGGTGTCCAGAACGGTGCCGTCGGCGGCGATCGTGGCGAGGCCGGCGGCCACGGCGCCGGTGGTGCGAGGAGCAGTCGTGTCGGTCATGAGGGAAACCTAACCGGCGCGGGGCCACGCGGGCCAACCGGCCTCCGCGGCGTCTCAGCGTACGGGCCGGACGTGCGGCCGGACGGCGGCTCCGGACGGGCCTCGCACCGACTCCCCCGCGGCCCCGCCGCCCTCGTTCAGCGCAGCACCCGGCCCAGTACCTCGCGCGCGTACTCCTCGTCGTACGGCACCTCCGTGAGCAGTACCTGCAGGCAGATCCCGTCCATCAGCGCCACCAGCGCCCGTGCCGTGACCGGGTCCGTGTGGCGGGCCAGCAGGGCGGCCAGGGCACCGGCCCACTCGGCGGCGACCGGGCGCAGGGCGGGCCGGCGCAGCGCGGCGAGGTACAGCTCGTACTCCAGCTCCACGCCGGTGCGGTCGCCCGCCAGCCACTCGCCCATCCAGCCGGCGAGCTCGGCGGCCAGGTCGGTCCCCGGGTCCTCCAGACCGCCGCGCGAGGCGATCACCTTGGCGAACCCCTCGTTGGCCTGGCGCAACGCGGCCACGAGGAGATCGTCGAGGGTCTTGAAGTGGTACGTCGTGGAGCCGAGCGGCACATCCGCCTCCGCCGCCACCGTGCGATGACTCAGCCCGCCGATGCCGTGCGCGCCGACCACCCGGATCGCCGCGTCGATGATCCGCTGACGCCGTTCGGGGTCGTAGCGCCGGGCCATCAGTGCGCACCGCCCAGGTTGAGCACGACGACGCCGACGATGATCAGCGCGATACCGGCGGCCTTGACGGCGGTCATCCCCTCCCCCAGGAACAGCACGCCGATGGTGGCGATGGTGGCCGTGCCGACGCCGGCCCAGATCGCGTAGGCCGTCCCGACGGAGACGGTCTTCAGGGTCTGCGCGAGCAGCGTGAAGGAGATCAGGTAGCCGAGGGCGGTCAGCACGGAGGGCAGCAGCCTGCTGAAGCCTTCGCTGTACTTCATGGCGGTGGTGGCGGCCACCTCGGCCGCGATGGCTCCGGCGAGCAGCAGGTATCCCATGTGTACGAGCGTACACATCAGCCGGCACCGGTACAGCGGCTCAGCAGGTACGGCGCCGGTAGCCCGACTCCCCCCGCGCCACCACGTCCAGGTCCCGCAGCACCACGGACACCCGGTCGCCCCAGTCCTCGCAAGCCGCGTCGAAGCCGTCCTTCCGGTACTCGATGTCGAAGACCCGGCCGTCGTAGGCGTCCGCGTACACATCGCACTCGTCGTACTGCCCGCACTCCTCCGCCACCGCGAAGTCGAAGCCGATCCGGCGGCCCCGGTCGGCCAGTTCGGCGGCGTTCTTCTGGCCGATCGCGAGCCCGGCGGCGTGCGCCCGGGCGGCGATCAGCTTGCCGAAGGCCACGTTGTCGGCGGCGGTCAGCAGCCCCTCGGAGCGCTCGTGCGAGTCGAGGTTGTCCGCCTCCACGGCGTCGAAGCCGGCCTTCGCGCAGCCGTCGATCCACTCGCCCACGATCCGCGCGAGCCGCCCGCGCTTGCCCGACGTGGAGATGTCCAGGACGAGCTCGTCCCAGTCACGGTCGACGACCGGGTCGCCGTCGGCGTCGCGCAGCACCAGGTCCGGGTGGTGCTCGTGCCACCAGTCGTCGGTCTCCGGCTGGGCCTGGAAGGCGTTGACGTAGCAGATGTTGTAGACGCCCTCCGCCGGTTCCGACGTACGGTCGCGGGACACCGCGCGCACCCCGGCCGGGGGCCGGTAGGGACCGCCGATCTGGTAGTCGAAGGCGAGTCCGGGCTCGGGTGCCCGCACCGCCCGGGGCACGGCACCGTCCGACTCATCGCCGGAGCCGCCGGAGCCGCCGGAACCGGTGCAGCCGGTCACGGCCGCCCCGAGCGTGCCGCACAGGACCACGGCCGCCGTCAGCCGTCGCAGGGCACGGGGGACGCGCTGGAACATGGGCGGGGCACTCCTGTCGTCACGGCGGATGATCTCCCGCCATCTTGCCGTGCGGAGGACGGGGGACGGGCCGGTACCGGGCCGTCGATCACCTTTCGGCCGCCGGTATACGCAACTTGCATGCCATTCAAGGGACTTGAGCCGCCGTATCCACTAGTGTTCCAGCGTTCACCTACCTGATCCGCACAGCCGCCGCCGTCGCCGTTGGACGCCGCTGGAGGAACACCCATGCCCGACCACACATCCAGGTCACCCCAGGACCGGCCGGTCTGGGAGGACGGATGGGCGCCGGACACGTCCCGGGCGCCGGGGACGCGCCGCCTGTGGCTGGCCGGTGGGCTGGCCGTGGCGACGGTCGTCGCGTGTGCCACGGCGCTGACCGTGTCGGGTAAGGACAGCGACGGGGCGCCGGCGGCGGCCACTCCCTCGCCCGTCGACGTGAGCCTGCCCGGTCTGATCTCGTTCGCCACGCCCTCGCAGACCCCTCCCGAAGGGGACAGCGGCATGGCGGCGGGGCAGGAGAAGACGCCGACGCCCACACCGGAGGAGTCCACCAAGTCGCCCACGGCGTCCCCTTCGGCCTCGGAGGAGACCACCTCCCGGCCGCCTGCCCAGGGCGTCTGGCGCTCCGTCCGCGCCGTCAACTACCCCGACCGGCAGTGGCGTGTGAGCGGCGGATCGGTGCGGCTCGACCCCGTCGGCTCCGGGCAGCGCGGCGACATCGCCTTCCGGCTGGTCGCGGGGCTGGGCGACGCCTCCTGCCACTCCTTCGCCACCGCCGACGGCCGCTATCTCCGCCACCGTGACTTCCTGCTGCGCGCGGACCGCGACGACGGCTCCGCCCTGTTCCGTCAGGACGCCACCTTCTGCCCGCGCCGCTCGCCGTACTCCGGCGCGGTCATGCTGGAGTCCGTGAACCATCCCGGCCGGTTCCTGCGCCACCGGGACTTCCGGCTGCGGCTGGACCCCTACCAGCGGGAGGGACTGTTCCTGGCGGACTCGGCGTTCCGGCTGGTCGACGCACCCGCCCCATGAGCCCCCGGACACACCTGTGGCCCCCGGCTCGAAAGCCAGGGGCCACAGGCAGGTCAAAGCCAGAACCTCAGACGTTGAACCCAAGCGCACGCAGCTGCTCACGCCCATCGTCCGTGATCTTGTCCGGCCCCCACGGCGGCATCCACACCCAGTTGATGCGCAGCTCGCTGACGAGGCCGTCCGTGGCGGACTTGGCCTGGTCCTCGATGACATCCGTCAGCGGGCAGGCCGCCGAGGTCAGGGTCATGTCGACGGTCGCGATGTTCGCCTCGTCGACGTGGATGCCGTAGATCAGGCCGAGGTTGACGACGTCGATGCCCAGCTCGGGGTCGACGACGTCCATCAGGGCCTCGCGAAGCTCCTCCTCCGAGGCCGGCTTCATCTCCACGGTGTCACTCATGCCGTCTTCCTTTCGGCGTCGGCTCCGCCCAGCGCCTGGGCCGTCGCGTCCTTCCACGCCATCCAGCTGAGGAGGGCGCACTTGACCCGGGCCGGGTACTTGGAGACCCCGGCGAACGCGACCGCGTCCTCCAGGACCTCCTCCATGGCGTCGTCGGGTTCGATCTTCCCCTTGGACTGCATCAGCTCCAGGAAGGTCTCCTGGATCGTCCGCGCGTCGGAGAGGTCCTTGCCGACGAGGAGCTCGTTCAGTACGGACGCGCTCGCCTGGCTGATCGAGCAGCCCTGGCCCTCGTACGAGACGTCCTGGATCGTCGTGCCGTCGTACTTCACACGCAGGGTGATCTCGTCGCCGCACGTCGGGTTCACATGGT containing:
- a CDS encoding TetR/AcrR family transcriptional regulator, producing MARRYDPERRQRIIDAAIRVVGAHGIGGLSHRTVAAEADVPLGSTTYHFKTLDDLLVAALRQANEGFAKVIASRGGLEDPGTDLAAELAGWMGEWLAGDRTGVELEYELYLAALRRPALRPVAAEWAGALAALLARHTDPVTARALVALMDGICLQVLLTEVPYDEEYAREVLGRVLR
- the sufU gene encoding Fe-S cluster assembly sulfur transfer protein SufU: MKLDSMYQEVILDHYKNPHGRGLRDGDAEVHHVNPTCGDEITLRVKYDGTTIQDVSYEGQGCSISQASASVLNELLVGKDLSDARTIQETFLELMQSKGKIEPDDAMEEVLEDAVAFAGVSKYPARVKCALLSWMAWKDATAQALGGADAERKTA
- a CDS encoding endo alpha-1,4 polygalactosaminidase produces the protein MFQRVPRALRRLTAAVVLCGTLGAAVTGCTGSGGSGGSGDESDGAVPRAVRAPEPGLAFDYQIGGPYRPPAGVRAVSRDRTSEPAEGVYNICYVNAFQAQPETDDWWHEHHPDLVLRDADGDPVVDRDWDELVLDISTSGKRGRLARIVGEWIDGCAKAGFDAVEADNLDSHERSEGLLTAADNVAFGKLIAARAHAAGLAIGQKNAAELADRGRRIGFDFAVAEECGQYDECDVYADAYDGRVFDIEYRKDGFDAACEDWGDRVSVVLRDLDVVARGESGYRRRTC
- a CDS encoding DMT family transporter; protein product: MGYLLLAGAIAAEVAATTAMKYSEGFSRLLPSVLTALGYLISFTLLAQTLKTVSVGTAYAIWAGVGTATIATIGVLFLGEGMTAVKAAGIALIIVGVVVLNLGGAH
- the dapD gene encoding 2,3,4,5-tetrahydropyridine-2,6-dicarboxylate N-succinyltransferase, translated to MTDTTAPRTTGAVAAGLATIAADGTVLDTWFPAPELVAEPGPSGSERLSAEKAVELLGEGAAKAIGPDARRGVEVVAVRTVIASLDEKPIDAHDVYLRLHLLSHRLVKPHGLSLDGQFGFLANVAWTSLGPVAVDDVEKVRLNARAEGLHLQVTSIDKFPRMTDYVAPKGVRIADADRVRLGAHLAEGTTVMHEGFVNFNAGTLGTSMVEGRISAGVVVGDGSDIGGGASTMGTLSGGGNVIISIGERCLIGAEAGVGIALGDECVVEAGLYVTAGTRVTMPDGQIVKARELSGASNILFRRNSVTGTVEARPNNAVWGGLNEVLHSHN
- a CDS encoding AbfB domain-containing protein encodes the protein MPDHTSRSPQDRPVWEDGWAPDTSRAPGTRRLWLAGGLAVATVVACATALTVSGKDSDGAPAAATPSPVDVSLPGLISFATPSQTPPEGDSGMAAGQEKTPTPTPEESTKSPTASPSASEETTSRPPAQGVWRSVRAVNYPDRQWRVSGGSVRLDPVGSGQRGDIAFRLVAGLGDASCHSFATADGRYLRHRDFLLRADRDDGSALFRQDATFCPRRSPYSGAVMLESVNHPGRFLRHRDFRLRLDPYQREGLFLADSAFRLVDAPAP
- a CDS encoding metal-sulfur cluster assembly factor, encoding MSDTVEMKPASEEELREALMDVVDPELGIDVVNLGLIYGIHVDEANIATVDMTLTSAACPLTDVIEDQAKSATDGLVSELRINWVWMPPWGPDKITDDGREQLRALGFNV